TTTCTTTTTCTACATAATCTTTAAATTCTTTTGAATCTATAACAGATTTTCTAAGTGGTAAATAACCTGATTTAGTAGCCCACTTTGTTTGACTTTCTTTTTCCATAAAGAATTTTAAATATTCAAAGGCTGCTAATTTCTCTTCTGGTGAAGGAGTATTAAATATTGCTACATCTGTACCTGAAAATAATGCTGCTTTTTTCCTTCCTTCTGGTAGCACTGCAGTTTTAAAGTTTATATTGTTTCCTTTACAAGCCTTTATTATATCTGGTAAGGCTGATATTGAAGAAATTCCCATGGCTGCTTCTCCCCTACTAAAAGCACCAGTCATGTATTTTTCTTCAGTGGATATTTTAGCATTACCTGATTTAACTAATTCTGATAAAAAGTCAAAGGCTTCTACTCCCTCTTTTGAATTGAAAAGAAGTTTATCATTGGCTTCATCTATTAAATGTCCACCTGCTTGTTCTACCCAAAAACTTGAATCTATTCCTACGGATGAATTTAATCCTAGACCATATATATCATTTTTTCCATCTCCATTAGTATCTACAGTTAATTTTTTAGAAGCCTCTTTTAATTCATTCCAATTGTTTGGAACTTTTACATTGTATTTTTTTAGTAAATCTTCATTGTAGAAAAGAAGATATGTACCTTTATTAAATGGAAGTGAATAATGCTTATCATTCCACATACCATTATCTCTTACAAATTCAGGAATATCATCCCATACATCCTTTTTAAATCCTATTTTTTCATTTTCAATATAAGGATTTAGATTTTCTACTAAATCATTCATAACATAAGCTGTTAATCTATTTGGATATATCATAGTTAATGCTGGTAATTTTTTAGATTTAGCAGCACCATCTAACTTTGAAAATAATTCTTTATACTGACCTTGATATACTAATTTTACTGTTATCTTATCTTTATTTTTTTTGTTGAATTCCTCTGTTATCTCCTTTAGAGCAGCTTCATTATCACCATTCATAGCATGCCAAAATTCAATAGTAACAGGCTCTTTTATCTCTGTAGCTATTGTAGCTTTTGATTTCTCCTTTTTTGATACATCTTCCTTATTGCTACCACAGGCTGCTAACCCAAAGGTTAATGTAACTGCTGTGATAAGAGCTGTTAATTTTTTAAATTTCATTTTATCCCATCCAACTTATTTATATTAAATTTATTTAAAAACAAATTATCCCTTTATTCCAGATTTGGTCATACTAGATATTATATATTTTTGTAATACAAAATAAACTATAAGTATTGGGATTATTATCATAGTAGCTGCAGCCATTAATAAATGATAGTCTGCTCCAGCCTCTGATGTAAATGTCATAAGACCTACTGGAAGTGTTCTCATATTTGGTATATTAGTTACAATAAGTGGCCATAAAAATTCATTCCAGCTGTTTATAATTCTAAGTAATGCTATAGTTATCAACGCTGGCTTTGATAACGGAACCATTATGGTCCACAAAAATTTAAAATCACTACACCCATCTATTTTTGCCGCCCTATAAAGAGGTTCTGGGATAGTAAAGAAAAATTGTCTTAATAAAAATATAGAAAATACACTTATAGTCCAGGGTATTATTAAGGCTTTATAACTATTCATCCAACCTACCTTGGATATAGTTATGTAATTAGGTATTAATATAACCTCTCCTGGTATCATCATAGTTCCAATAAATGTAGAAAATATTACGTCCCTGCCCCAAAACTTAACTTTTGAAAAAGCAAAGGCTGCTAAAATAGTAGTGATAAGAGTTCCTAAAGTTACACCTAGAGTTATAAACACACTATTTAAAAAATATTTTAGTAAAGGTATTTTACTTTGAACTTCTCCATAATTTTTCCACATTATTTTAGATGGTATCCATTTAGGTGGCATTAAAAATATTTCATTAAATGGCTTTAATGATGTACTTATCATCCACAGGAAAGGTAACAAAATAATAATACATCCTAATACTAATATGATATAAATCAAAGATTTCTTTAAAATATTTTTTGTCATAATATAATCTCCTTGCATAATATGTTCTAGATAATTTAATGATATTCTACTTTTTTCTTTCCTATATAAAATTGAATAAAGTTAAATAGGCTTATTATTATAAAAAGAACAAATACTGCAGCAGATGCAATGCCATATTGATACTGATTATAAAATTTGTTGTATATGTAATATACCATAGTAAGGCAAGTATTTAATGGTCCAGGTTGCTTATCAAACAAGGCAAATATTTCTCCAAAAACCTTAAAAGAGCTTATCAAAGTCATTATGCATACAAAAAATATAGTTGGTGATAAAAGTGGTACAGTTATATTTTTAATTCTTTCCCACTTATTAGCTCCATCTAATTTAGCTGCTAAATTATACTGCTCATCTATATTTTGAAGTCCTGCTAAAAATATGACTATATTGTAACCAAGACTTTTCCATACACTTAATATAATTAAACTAGGCATAGACCATTTAGGATCTGAGAGCCACTTAACAGGAGATAATCCTATTACTTGTAATAAATAATTTAGAATTCCATGATCCGCATGATACATCCATCTCCAAACCATAGATATGGCTACTGTTGATGTTATAAAAGGTATAAAATATACAGTTCTAAAAAAACCTCTAAATTTTATATTTGAATTTAACAAAATGGCAATTATCAATGATAAAATAATAGATATAGGCATAACATAAAGCACATATATAAAAGTATTTTTCATAGCTATTAAGAATTCTTTATCACTAAATATGTAATAAAAATTATCTAATCCCCTAGCATAAACTATATCCTTATAGTAGTTATAACGAGTATAAAAGCTCATATCAAAGGATTTTATTATAGGATAAATATTAAAAATTAAAAGTAGTACAAGAGCTGGTGCTATATACATAATACCTTTTACAAAGGATTTTAAGTTTTTATTATTATTCACTTTCTTCACCTTTAATTAATATATTTTTTTCATCTTGAAAACTAAAAAGATGCACCTTATATTTTTTTATATTTAGATATACTGTTTTTTCATTTTTATTTAAATTTTCATAGGGTATTATACATCTTATATAATCATTACCTACTTTTACCTTTATTATAGTGTCTCTCCCTATGATCTCTATCATTTCTATAGTACCTTTTATAGTAGACACATCCTTTTCTCCTAGTATAAAATCTTCACATCTTATAGCAATTTTATATGTGCCATTTTCTATATTTTTATCTTTAATAAAATCATCTAAAGGTAATATGGTTTTACCTTCAAAAATTTTTAGAGAATTGCTATTTTTATCTACTTTACCTTCTAAAATATTTATAGGTGGATTTCCTAAAAATTTAGCTACAAATAAATTTTTAGGTTTTATATATAAATTTTCTGGTTTATCATATTGCTGAAGTTCTCCTTTTTTTAATAAAGCAATTTTATCTGACATTGTCATAGCCTCTTCTTGATCATGAGTAACAAATATAGTAGTTATATTTAATTCTTTTTGTATTCTCCTTATTTCTTCTCTCATTTCAATTCTAAGCCTAGCATCTAAATTAGATAAAGGTTCGTCTAACAATAGTATTTCAGGTTCTTTAACCAAGGCTCTTGCTATGGCCACCCTTTGCTGTTGTCCCCCAGATAGCTGTGAAGGTTTTCTCTCTAATAAATCTTCTATTTTAACCAATTTAGCTATACCTTCTACTTTTTCATTTGCTTCTTTAGATTTAATCTTTTTCATTTTTAAAGGAAATTCTATATTCTTATATACAGTCATATGAGGATATAGGGCATAATTTTGAAAAACCATACCTATATTTCTTTTCTCTGGCTCTAAACTATCTATAATCCTATCATTAAAATATATATTTCCTTTAGTAGGCTTGTACAGCCCAGCTATAGTATATAATGTAGTGCTTTTACCGCATCCACTAGGACCTAATAATGTTACAATAGTCCCTTCTTCTATATCTAAATTTAAATCCTTTACAGAAATGACCTCTTTGAATTTCATAGTAAGGTTTTCAATTTTCAAATTCATTTTAGCACCGTCCTACAGAAAGAGTTTTATATATATTCTCTATATTAGTTTCATCTAATCCTATAACATTAATGTTTAACTGTTTTTCTTCTAATATTTTTTTTATTTCTTCCATAAATATTCCTCTTTCATTTACCCTTTTTATAGTTCCTATAATGCTTTGTAGATAATTATTAGAAGAAAGTTCTCCTCCCCACTTACCTACACATGTTTTATTTACACCACAGGTTGGACTTCCTTCTATTCCTACAATCCCTAAAATTTCATAACCATTATTAGTATACTCTTCTATTTGCTCTAAATATATTGAAAATAACTGTCTACAATGTTTTCGAAAATTAGGTGTATCAAATTGATCTTTTACATGTCCCCATCTTTTAATCCCATAGCAAGTTAATTCAGGACAGGGAAGTTGAATAATTGATATATTATTATCCATAAGTAACTTTAAAAATTTTCTTATTTTCTCATCTTTTTCTCTATTCTTTTCTTCTCCATAATATTTCACTTTTGAACTTTTATTTAATATACAATGAGATAAAAATATTATTTTTTCTTTTTCCATTATGTCTCCTTCTTATCTATATATACTATTTTGTATAAAAAATGACTAATATTCCATCTTAAATTAAACTTCATTATATAATAGTGGAGTCTTCTAATCAAATAGATAAAATTTATAATTTTATCTGTAACTATTTGCTTTTTTTATACTATTAAATATTATTAAATTTCATATAAAAATAAATTATATCTCATATAACACAACAAGTACTTTCTCAAAATAAATTTAGTTCCCCTTAAAATTCAGAAAATATAAAATATAGTGAAATTATTTCTAAAATACATTATAATAAAGTCTAAGCAATAAACATTTCAAAAAATAAATACTAAGATTTTTACATAATCCTTAAGAAAATTCCATAGGAAGGTGAAATAAATGAACAAAGATAAAGAAAAAATATATAATATTTTAGATGAGCTAAACATTAAATATATTAAGCATAACCATAAGGCTGTTTATACAATAGAAGAGGTAAATAATTTACAATTGGATATAGAAGGTCAACACTGTAAAAACTTATTTCTTAGAAATAGAAAAGGAAATATCCATTATCTTCTTATTTTGTGTGATGAAAAAATGGCAGATTTAAAAGCTTTGGCAAAGGAAATAGGAAGTACACCTCTTTCTATGGCATCAGAAGAAAGGCTTTACAAGCATTTAGGACTTACCCCTGGAAGTGTTACTCCCTTTGGCCTTATAAATAATTCTGATAGAAAAGTAAAGGTACTTATAGATAAAGATTTAAACCATGATGATAAAATCAACTTTCATCCTAATACAAATACAGCTACTCTTACTATTGATTATGAGGATTTTTATAAATTCTTACAATGGACTGGAAATGAAATTAAAGAGGTAGATATTTAAAAATATAAATATACTTACTAAATTGGTAACCAAAAGAGTACCTTAACAAATTGCAAACAATTTGTTAAGGTTCAAAGATTTTAACCACTTCTTGTAGCATATTTCTTATTTTAATATTCTGAGGACAGGCTTCTTCACATTTTCCACATTTCCTACAGTTTGAAGCTTTTTCATTTTTGTTTAAGTAATTTACATACTTTTTCTTTTGTTTTTTCACATTACTATAAATTGAAACCATATTTAAGTACTTAAAGTTTGTAGGTATATTTACGCCAAAAGGACATGGCATACAATATCTACAATTTGTGCAATCAACTTTTATTCTATCTAAATATATCTGTTTAACTTCATTAATTAATTCAAGTTCCTTTTTTGTTAATGAGTTTGCATACCCAATATTGGATTCTTTTATATTTTCTTTTATATGCTCCATTCTTTCCATACCACTTAATACCACAGTCACTTCTGGGTGATTCCATAAAAATCTAAATCCCCACTGAGCAGGACTTCTCTTAATATGAGCTTTATTCCATATTGCTTTAACATCCTCTGGAACTACTCTTGCTAAATTTCCACCTCTTAAAGGTTCCATTATTACAACTGCAAGCCCTTTTTGTGAAGCATATTTAAGTCCTTTTGTACCTGCTTGATAATTTTCATCTATAAAGTTATATTGAATTTGACAAAAACTCCAACTATAAGAATCTACTATTTCCTTAAATAAAGATAATTCATCATGAAAAGAAAAACCTGCATATTTTATTCTTCCATCTTCTATAGCTTTTTCTAAAAAATCAAATACATTATATTTTTTTAAGTTTTCCCAATCCTGTTTATTTAGAGCATGTAAAAGATAAAAATCTATATGATCTGTTTGCAATTTTTCTAACTGCTCATTTAAATATTTATCCATATCCTCTCTACTTTCTATAAGCCAAGAAGGAAGTTTAGTAGCTAATTTTACTCTTTCCCTATATCCATCTTTAAGAGCTTTTCCTACTAAAAATTCACTAGCACCTTCATGATATGGATAAGCCGTATCTATATAATTAACTCCGTTATCAATAGCATATCTTATTTGTTTTATTGCTTCTTTTTCATCAATTTTAGCTTGATCATTATTTATTACTGGAAGTCTCATACACCCAAACCCTAGTATAGAAACCTCTTCATCGGTTTTTCCAAATTTTCTATATAACATTTTTATCCCCCTTTAGATTTTTTTCAACTTGTCTATTAAAAATATATATTCTATATTATTAACTTTATTACATTTTTAAGTTTTATTTTGAATTTAATATCCATTAGCAATATTACAAGATTATAATTACTATCATAAAAACTATATATAAAATTTCGTCTATTAGTAGTTCCCATGCTATTGGTACAACAAACAGTGAATTTAATATAACAAAAATACACTTCATAAACACATTAATTAGTTATGAAGTGTATTTTTGCAATTAAAATTAACTCTAATCCATTTTGAAACACCCTATTGGGTCTATTTTATTCTTCTAAAATCTCTATACCAACCATATTCATAAGATATTTAGCATTAGTTGTGGTAGACTGTCCTTTTTTTATTTTATAGTCAAAATATATTTCATTATTCTTATAATATTCTGAGAAATGATAATTTTTTATTCTTTCATCTTTATCTAAAACACAAAGTTCCAAATCATGAGTAGTTAATCCTCCTATTATCCAAGGTTTATTTAGATTAAACAATACATTTTTGGCGCCTATATATCTATCTTTAGAGTTTGTTCCTCTAAAGATTTCATCTATTAGAAAAATCATAGGGATCTTATTTTTTGAATGGTTAATTATATTTTTAATTTTTATAAGCTCTCTATAAAATGTAGATATACCACTCTTTAAATCGTCTGTTATTCTCATGGAAGTATATATGTCCATAAGGGAAGAGCTCATTTTTTCTGCACACACTGGTGCTCCACTATAAGCTAAAACTAAATTAATTCCTAGTGTTCTTAAAAAAGTAGTTTTTCCCGACATATTAGATCCAGTTATAAGGAGAATATTATTTTTCATAGTTAAATCATTACATACTCTATCCT
Above is a window of Clostridium sporogenes DNA encoding:
- a CDS encoding ABC transporter ATP-binding protein, with the translated sequence MNLKIENLTMKFKEVISVKDLNLDIEEGTIVTLLGPSGCGKSTTLYTIAGLYKPTKGNIYFNDRIIDSLEPEKRNIGMVFQNYALYPHMTVYKNIEFPLKMKKIKSKEANEKVEGIAKLVKIEDLLERKPSQLSGGQQQRVAIARALVKEPEILLLDEPLSNLDARLRIEMREEIRRIQKELNITTIFVTHDQEEAMTMSDKIALLKKGELQQYDKPENLYIKPKNLFVAKFLGNPPINILEGKVDKNSNSLKIFEGKTILPLDDFIKDKNIENGTYKIAIRCEDFILGEKDVSTIKGTIEMIEIIGRDTIIKVKVGNDYIRCIIPYENLNKNEKTVYLNIKKYKVHLFSFQDEKNILIKGEESE
- a CDS encoding aldo/keto reductase — its product is MLYRKFGKTDEEVSILGFGCMRLPVINNDQAKIDEKEAIKQIRYAIDNGVNYIDTAYPYHEGASEFLVGKALKDGYRERVKLATKLPSWLIESREDMDKYLNEQLEKLQTDHIDFYLLHALNKQDWENLKKYNVFDFLEKAIEDGRIKYAGFSFHDELSLFKEIVDSYSWSFCQIQYNFIDENYQAGTKGLKYASQKGLAVVIMEPLRGGNLARVVPEDVKAIWNKAHIKRSPAQWGFRFLWNHPEVTVVLSGMERMEHIKENIKESNIGYANSLTKKELELINEVKQIYLDRIKVDCTNCRYCMPCPFGVNIPTNFKYLNMVSIYSNVKKQKKKYVNYLNKNEKASNCRKCGKCEEACPQNIKIRNMLQEVVKIFEP
- a CDS encoding prolyl-tRNA synthetase associated domain-containing protein, translating into MNKDKEKIYNILDELNIKYIKHNHKAVYTIEEVNNLQLDIEGQHCKNLFLRNRKGNIHYLLILCDEKMADLKALAKEIGSTPLSMASEERLYKHLGLTPGSVTPFGLINNSDRKVKVLIDKDLNHDDKINFHPNTNTATLTIDYEDFYKFLQWTGNEIKEVDI
- a CDS encoding ABC transporter substrate-binding protein, with product MKFKKLTALITAVTLTFGLAACGSNKEDVSKKEKSKATIATEIKEPVTIEFWHAMNGDNEAALKEITEEFNKKNKDKITVKLVYQGQYKELFSKLDGAAKSKKLPALTMIYPNRLTAYVMNDLVENLNPYIENEKIGFKKDVWDDIPEFVRDNGMWNDKHYSLPFNKGTYLLFYNEDLLKKYNVKVPNNWNELKEASKKLTVDTNGDGKNDIYGLGLNSSVGIDSSFWVEQAGGHLIDEANDKLLFNSKEGVEAFDFLSELVKSGNAKISTEEKYMTGAFSRGEAAMGISSISALPDIIKACKGNNINFKTAVLPEGRKKAALFSGTDVAIFNTPSPEEKLAAFEYLKFFMEKESQTKWATKSGYLPLRKSVIDSKEFKDYVEKENPAKGEAVKEFDYGYCDPKVLNGYAIHDNMAKALDQIIAGKKDSKQALSDAEKKARQELDEAKKAFGK
- a CDS encoding sugar ABC transporter permease; its protein translation is MNNNKNLKSFVKGIMYIAPALVLLLIFNIYPIIKSFDMSFYTRYNYYKDIVYARGLDNFYYIFSDKEFLIAMKNTFIYVLYVMPISIILSLIIAILLNSNIKFRGFFRTVYFIPFITSTVAISMVWRWMYHADHGILNYLLQVIGLSPVKWLSDPKWSMPSLIILSVWKSLGYNIVIFLAGLQNIDEQYNLAAKLDGANKWERIKNITVPLLSPTIFFVCIMTLISSFKVFGEIFALFDKQPGPLNTCLTMVYYIYNKFYNQYQYGIASAAVFVLFIIISLFNFIQFYIGKKKVEYH
- a CDS encoding carbohydrate ABC transporter permease, which gives rise to MTKNILKKSLIYIILVLGCIIILLPFLWMISTSLKPFNEIFLMPPKWIPSKIMWKNYGEVQSKIPLLKYFLNSVFITLGVTLGTLITTILAAFAFSKVKFWGRDVIFSTFIGTMMIPGEVILIPNYITISKVGWMNSYKALIIPWTISVFSIFLLRQFFFTIPEPLYRAAKIDGCSDFKFLWTIMVPLSKPALITIALLRIINSWNEFLWPLIVTNIPNMRTLPVGLMTFTSEAGADYHLLMAAATMIIIPILIVYFVLQKYIISSMTKSGIKG